The following proteins are encoded in a genomic region of Kosakonia oryzae:
- a CDS encoding DUF350 domain-containing protein, producing the protein MHILGSLLAFCAYFFIGIAMVLCFLFIYTRITPHDEWRLIKENNVAASLAFSGSLLGYIIPLSSAAINSVSIPDYLIWGIIALVVQLLVYGGVRLYMPKLSDKIIHSNTAAGLFMGAAALAGGIFNAACMTW; encoded by the coding sequence TTGCATATTCTGGGCTCGCTGCTGGCATTTTGTGCCTATTTTTTTATTGGCATTGCGATGGTGCTCTGCTTTCTTTTTATTTATACACGGATTACGCCACACGATGAGTGGCGATTAATTAAAGAGAATAATGTCGCGGCATCGTTAGCGTTCAGCGGTTCACTGTTGGGCTATATTATTCCGCTCTCCAGCGCAGCCATTAATTCAGTGAGTATTCCGGATTATTTAATCTGGGGCATTATTGCGCTGGTGGTGCAATTACTTGTCTACGGTGGTGTGCGCCTTTATATGCCAAAACTGAGCGACAAGATTATTCACAGCAATACAGCCGCCGGGTTATTTATGGGCGCGGCTGCGCTGGCAGGCGGAATTTTTAACGCCGCCTGCATGACATGGTAA
- a CDS encoding YjfI family protein, whose translation MAWTVESLSAALLQSTALDLNIQHEADALIIKLDDYGDLQLNVLLTSRQIVIETYICPLSEIKHQDAFNAFLLRNQKLLPLSSVGISAVSGEEYYVAFGALSLNSSLDDILLEITTLAENALDLAELTDDFTQ comes from the coding sequence ATGGCATGGACAGTAGAGTCGCTTAGCGCGGCATTATTACAATCCACGGCGCTGGATTTAAATATTCAACACGAAGCCGATGCGTTAATTATTAAACTGGATGATTACGGCGATTTGCAATTAAACGTGCTGCTGACTTCCCGGCAAATCGTTATCGAAACCTACATTTGTCCTTTAAGTGAAATTAAGCACCAGGATGCGTTTAACGCTTTTCTGCTGCGCAACCAAAAACTTTTACCGTTATCGTCTGTTGGCATCTCTGCAGTCAGCGGCGAAGAGTATTATGTCGCGTTCGGCGCGCTGTCACTCAACTCTTCGCTTGACGATATCCTGCTGGAAATCACCACGCTTGCGGAAAACGCGCTGGATCTTGCCGAATTAACCGATGATTTTACCCAATAA
- a CDS encoding PspA/IM30 family protein produces MGILKSLFTLGKSFIAQAEESIEETQGVRMLEQHIRDARAELDKAGKSRVDLLARVKLSHDKLADLRDRKASLEARALEAMAKNVDAALLNEVATEIARLENTITAEEQVLSNLETSRDTVEKAVTATAQRIEQFEQQLEVIKATDAMQRAEQAVTTSTVGASNNVATAAESLKRLQARQAERQARLDAATQLEKVADGRDLDEKLAQAGIGGSDKTSAQDVLARLQQQQKA; encoded by the coding sequence ATGGGAATTTTAAAAAGCCTGTTTACGCTGGGTAAATCGTTTATTGCTCAGGCGGAAGAGTCGATCGAAGAAACGCAGGGCGTGCGCATGCTCGAACAGCATATCCGCGATGCCCGCGCAGAGCTGGATAAGGCGGGGAAATCCCGTGTCGATCTGCTGGCGCGCGTGAAGCTGAGCCACGACAAACTGGCCGATCTGCGTGACCGTAAAGCCAGCCTGGAAGCCCGCGCGCTGGAAGCGATGGCAAAAAATGTGGATGCCGCATTGCTCAATGAAGTGGCGACCGAGATTGCCCGTCTGGAGAACACGATTACCGCGGAAGAGCAGGTGCTGAGCAACCTTGAAACTTCGCGCGATACCGTAGAAAAAGCGGTGACCGCCACGGCACAGCGTATCGAACAGTTTGAGCAGCAACTGGAAGTGATCAAAGCGACCGACGCGATGCAGCGCGCGGAGCAGGCCGTCACCACCTCCACCGTTGGCGCGTCAAACAATGTCGCCACGGCAGCGGAATCCCTGAAGCGCCTGCAAGCGCGTCAGGCTGAGCGCCAGGCCCGACTGGATGCGGCAACACAGCTTGAGAAAGTGGCCGATGGGCGCGATCTCGACGAAAAACTGGCGCAGGCGGGGATCGGCGGCAGCGATAAAACCTCGGCGCAGGATGTGCTGGCGCGACTGCAACAGCAACAGAAAGCGTAA
- the rlmB gene encoding 23S rRNA (guanosine(2251)-2'-O)-methyltransferase RlmB: MSEMIYGIHAVQALLERAPERFQEVFILKGREDKRLLPLIHALEAQGVVIQVANRQYLDEKSEGAVHQGIIARVKPGRQYQENDLPDLIASLDQPFLLILDGVTDPHNLGACLRSADAAGVHAVIVPKDKSAQLNATAKKVACGAAESVPLIRVTNLARTMRQLQEENIWIVGTAGEADHTLFQSKMTGPMALVMGAEGEGMRRLTREHCDELISIPMAGSVSSLNVSVATGICLFEAVRQRTL; the protein is encoded by the coding sequence ATGAGTGAAATGATTTACGGCATCCATGCGGTGCAGGCACTGCTGGAGCGCGCCCCGGAGCGTTTTCAGGAAGTCTTTATTCTGAAAGGCCGCGAAGACAAACGTCTGCTGCCGCTGATCCATGCTCTGGAAGCGCAGGGCGTGGTGATCCAGGTGGCGAATCGCCAGTATCTGGATGAGAAAAGCGAAGGCGCGGTGCATCAGGGGATCATTGCACGGGTGAAACCAGGGCGTCAGTATCAGGAGAACGATCTGCCGGATCTGATTGCCAGCCTCGATCAACCGTTCCTGCTGATCCTTGATGGCGTTACCGATCCGCATAACCTTGGCGCATGCTTGCGCAGTGCCGATGCGGCAGGCGTTCACGCGGTGATTGTGCCGAAAGACAAATCCGCCCAGTTGAATGCGACCGCGAAAAAAGTGGCCTGCGGCGCAGCGGAAAGTGTTCCGCTGATCCGCGTCACCAACCTCGCGCGTACTATGCGCCAGTTGCAAGAAGAGAATATCTGGATTGTTGGCACCGCCGGTGAAGCGGACCACACTCTGTTTCAGAGCAAAATGACCGGACCGATGGCGCTGGTAATGGGCGCGGAAGGTGAAGGTATGCGCCGCCTGACCCGCGAACACTGTGATGAGCTGATCAGCATTCCGATGGCGGGCAGCGTTTCATCGTTGAACGTCTCGGTGGCAACCGGTATCTGCCTGTTTGAAGCTGTGCGCCAGCGCACGCTTTAA
- a CDS encoding ABC transporter ATP-binding protein, which translates to MTAQIALENVSLTFAAKPQPFTVLEDISLALAPGEFVVLLGPSGCGKSTILNLVAGFTRPDSGQVLAAGKTVSQPGPSRGMIFQQPNLFPWLSVLDNVTFGPRLGKYRKEEINAQALDWLARVGLKGFEHHAPWQLSGGMKQRVALARAWLPGPDVLLLDEPFGALDAQTRLMMQELLRSAWLETRTTLLFVTHDVDEALFLADRILIMSARPGKIVEEISLPFGRDRDIETLAGDPHYGEIKQHVLHRVRLEAKRHLS; encoded by the coding sequence GCAAAACCGCAACCGTTCACGGTGCTGGAAGATATTTCGCTGGCGCTGGCTCCGGGGGAATTTGTTGTGCTGCTTGGCCCCTCCGGCTGTGGTAAATCCACCATTCTCAACCTGGTTGCCGGGTTTACCCGGCCCGATAGCGGGCAGGTTCTGGCGGCCGGAAAAACGGTGAGCCAACCAGGCCCATCGCGCGGCATGATCTTCCAGCAGCCGAACCTGTTTCCGTGGTTATCGGTGCTGGATAACGTGACGTTCGGCCCACGGCTCGGCAAATACCGCAAAGAAGAGATTAACGCCCAGGCGCTGGACTGGCTGGCCCGAGTGGGGCTGAAAGGTTTTGAACACCATGCGCCGTGGCAGCTTTCCGGCGGCATGAAACAACGTGTCGCGCTGGCGCGCGCCTGGTTGCCCGGTCCGGATGTGTTGCTGCTCGATGAACCGTTTGGTGCGCTGGACGCGCAAACCCGGCTGATGATGCAGGAACTGCTGCGCAGCGCCTGGCTGGAAACGCGCACCACGCTGCTGTTCGTGACGCACGATGTAGATGAAGCGCTGTTTCTCGCCGACCGCATTCTGATCATGTCTGCGCGCCCCGGCAAAATCGTCGAAGAGATTTCTCTGCCGTTTGGCCGCGATCGCGATATCGAAACCCTCGCTGGCGATCCGCACTATGGTGAGATCAAGCAGCACGTGCTGCATCGCGTACGGCTGGAGGCAAAACGGCACTTAAGTTAG